The following coding sequences lie in one Lolium perenne isolate Kyuss_39 chromosome 2, Kyuss_2.0, whole genome shotgun sequence genomic window:
- the LOC127330671 gene encoding uncharacterized protein isoform X1, with product MEDGRAQRRMSTSTPTRRSRSADFHNYSERRRRDKINEKLKALQELLPNCTKVHTDKVSMLDEAIDYLKSLQLQLQMLVMGKGMAPVVPPELQQYMHYITTDPAAQVMMQMPPSSRPSEPPRPFQITHANPPQRQSNVESDFLSQLQNLHPSEQPQNFLRPPKLQLYTPEQRGGLGSSTGHNGGWIPERNSSYNFME from the exons ATGGAAGACGGCAGGGCTCAAAGGAGGATGTCAACAAGTACCCCTACTCGTAGAAGCAGATCTGCTGATTTCCACAATTATTCAGAAAGG AGGCGAAGGGATAAGATCAACGAGAAGCTCAAGGCACTGCAAGAGCTGCTTCCAAACTGCACCAAGGTCCAC ACGGACAAGGTGTCGATGCTTGATGAGGCGATCGACTACCTGAAATCGCTTCAACTGCAGCTCCAG ATGCTGGTGATGGGGAAGGGGATGGCGCCGGTGGTGCCTCCGGAGCTGCAGCAGTATATGCACTACATCACCACCGATCCTGCTGCCCAAGTGATGATGCAGATGCCTCCCAGCTCTCGCCCCTCGGAGCCGCCGCGGCCGTTCCAGATCACCCACGCCAACCCGCCGCAGCGGCAGTCCAACGTCGAGTCCGATTTCCTCAGCCAGCTGCAGAACCTCCACCCTTCCGAGCAGCCCCAGAACTTCCTGAGGCCACCAAAGCTGCAGCTCTACACCCCG GAGCAGAGGGGAGGGCTAGGCAGCAGCACTGGGCACAATGGTGGCTGGATCCCGGAGAGGAATTCCTCCTACAACTTTATGGAGTGA
- the LOC127330671 gene encoding uncharacterized protein isoform X2 — MEDGRAQRRMSTSTPTRRSRSADFHNYSERRRRDKINEKLKALQELLPNCTKTDKVSMLDEAIDYLKSLQLQLQMLVMGKGMAPVVPPELQQYMHYITTDPAAQVMMQMPPSSRPSEPPRPFQITHANPPQRQSNVESDFLSQLQNLHPSEQPQNFLRPPKLQLYTPEQRGGLGSSTGHNGGWIPERNSSYNFME, encoded by the exons ATGGAAGACGGCAGGGCTCAAAGGAGGATGTCAACAAGTACCCCTACTCGTAGAAGCAGATCTGCTGATTTCCACAATTATTCAGAAAGG AGGCGAAGGGATAAGATCAACGAGAAGCTCAAGGCACTGCAAGAGCTGCTTCCAAACTGCACCAAG ACGGACAAGGTGTCGATGCTTGATGAGGCGATCGACTACCTGAAATCGCTTCAACTGCAGCTCCAG ATGCTGGTGATGGGGAAGGGGATGGCGCCGGTGGTGCCTCCGGAGCTGCAGCAGTATATGCACTACATCACCACCGATCCTGCTGCCCAAGTGATGATGCAGATGCCTCCCAGCTCTCGCCCCTCGGAGCCGCCGCGGCCGTTCCAGATCACCCACGCCAACCCGCCGCAGCGGCAGTCCAACGTCGAGTCCGATTTCCTCAGCCAGCTGCAGAACCTCCACCCTTCCGAGCAGCCCCAGAACTTCCTGAGGCCACCAAAGCTGCAGCTCTACACCCCG GAGCAGAGGGGAGGGCTAGGCAGCAGCACTGGGCACAATGGTGGCTGGATCCCGGAGAGGAATTCCTCCTACAACTTTATGGAGTGA
- the LOC127330671 gene encoding uncharacterized protein isoform X3, translated as MSTSTPTRRSRSADFHNYSERRRRDKINEKLKALQELLPNCTKVHTDKVSMLDEAIDYLKSLQLQLQMLVMGKGMAPVVPPELQQYMHYITTDPAAQVMMQMPPSSRPSEPPRPFQITHANPPQRQSNVESDFLSQLQNLHPSEQPQNFLRPPKLQLYTPEQRGGLGSSTGHNGGWIPERNSSYNFME; from the exons ATGTCAACAAGTACCCCTACTCGTAGAAGCAGATCTGCTGATTTCCACAATTATTCAGAAAGG AGGCGAAGGGATAAGATCAACGAGAAGCTCAAGGCACTGCAAGAGCTGCTTCCAAACTGCACCAAGGTCCAC ACGGACAAGGTGTCGATGCTTGATGAGGCGATCGACTACCTGAAATCGCTTCAACTGCAGCTCCAG ATGCTGGTGATGGGGAAGGGGATGGCGCCGGTGGTGCCTCCGGAGCTGCAGCAGTATATGCACTACATCACCACCGATCCTGCTGCCCAAGTGATGATGCAGATGCCTCCCAGCTCTCGCCCCTCGGAGCCGCCGCGGCCGTTCCAGATCACCCACGCCAACCCGCCGCAGCGGCAGTCCAACGTCGAGTCCGATTTCCTCAGCCAGCTGCAGAACCTCCACCCTTCCGAGCAGCCCCAGAACTTCCTGAGGCCACCAAAGCTGCAGCTCTACACCCCG GAGCAGAGGGGAGGGCTAGGCAGCAGCACTGGGCACAATGGTGGCTGGATCCCGGAGAGGAATTCCTCCTACAACTTTATGGAGTGA